A genomic stretch from Pyxidicoccus trucidator includes:
- a CDS encoding cupin-like domain-containing protein — MTPQAIPRVPLVSRERFAASWEKAGHPVIFTGATRDWPAASKWSFEWFRATHGDVEITVRSALYTWGALPGTAEPLGGARRMKLATYLDEVEASAALPLASDLDALADTMLEKRPEDINHLVGPSLLRAVPSLREDARFPDYAPRWLNRLTESSVWIAPRGTFAQLHRDRAHNLYAQLSGRKRWQLYSPARARLLQPAPLDWAADLSGVDLKPGAARRTTASGLRPDYDFILEPGELLFLPVHWWHRVHTLSPAIAANLWWWDIPTTVRVGPVAARVALQMKLQEAYTLLRRSLPRG, encoded by the coding sequence ATGACGCCACAGGCCATCCCCCGAGTTCCGCTCGTCTCCCGAGAGCGCTTCGCCGCATCGTGGGAGAAGGCAGGACACCCGGTCATCTTCACCGGTGCCACCCGGGACTGGCCCGCCGCCTCGAAGTGGTCGTTCGAGTGGTTCCGCGCCACGCACGGAGACGTCGAGATCACCGTGAGGTCGGCGCTGTACACCTGGGGCGCCCTGCCTGGCACCGCGGAGCCGCTGGGCGGTGCACGAAGGATGAAGCTGGCCACCTACCTGGACGAGGTGGAGGCCTCAGCGGCGCTGCCGCTCGCGAGCGACCTGGACGCGCTCGCGGACACGATGCTGGAGAAGAGGCCGGAGGACATCAACCACCTGGTGGGTCCATCGCTGCTGCGGGCCGTGCCCTCCCTGCGGGAGGACGCCCGCTTCCCGGACTATGCCCCCCGGTGGCTGAACCGGCTCACCGAGTCCTCTGTCTGGATTGCCCCGCGCGGCACCTTTGCCCAGCTCCACAGGGACCGCGCCCACAACCTCTACGCCCAGCTCTCGGGCCGAAAGCGTTGGCAGCTCTACTCGCCCGCCCGGGCCCGGCTCCTCCAGCCGGCGCCGCTCGATTGGGCGGCAGACCTCAGCGGGGTGGATCTCAAGCCGGGTGCGGCCCGACGGACGACAGCCAGCGGGCTCCGGCCGGACTACGACTTCATCCTCGAACCGGGCGAGCTCCTCTTCCTCCCGGTGCACTGGTGGCACCGCGTCCACACGCTCTCTCCCGCCATCGCGGCCAACCTCTGGTGGTGGGACATCCCGACGACGGTTCGCGTCGGTCCGGTGGCGGCACGCGTCGCCCTTCAGATGAAGCTGCAGGAGGCCTATACCCTGCTGCGCCGGAGCCTCCCCCGGGGCTGA
- a CDS encoding (deoxy)nucleoside triphosphate pyrophosphohydrolase — protein sequence MSRRHVRVVGAMLQNEQGCYLITQRPPTASLPLLWEFPGGRVEEGEDDATALAREIQEEMGVDVHVLEQAMHTRHEYPTYDIDFRVFHCRLAEPEAHIQHLRVHDHRWVSLEEMSGYRFPDADAKTLAKLLDLDN from the coding sequence ATGTCCCGTCGCCACGTCCGCGTCGTCGGAGCCATGCTCCAGAACGAGCAGGGGTGCTACCTCATCACCCAGCGTCCCCCCACCGCGTCCCTGCCCCTGCTGTGGGAGTTCCCCGGCGGCCGCGTGGAGGAGGGTGAGGACGATGCCACCGCGCTCGCCCGTGAGATTCAAGAGGAGATGGGCGTGGACGTGCACGTGCTCGAGCAGGCCATGCACACCCGGCACGAGTACCCGACCTACGACATCGACTTCCGCGTCTTCCACTGCCGGCTGGCCGAGCCGGAGGCCCACATCCAGCACCTGCGCGTGCATGACCACCGCTGGGTGTCGCTGGAGGAGATGTCCGGCTACCGCTTCCCGGACGCGGACGCCAAGACGCTGGCGAAGCTGCTCGACCTGGACAACTGA
- a CDS encoding cupin-like domain-containing protein, with amino-acid sequence MPTRSFWVDFVENHWQRKPGIFKNLMPTPIATAEEMFGAMRASFARPQTEATSVYVDGRHLTAAEHGAFAPSDADRDVSAYLARCAPEQEICMVIYKLQELFPDAWLRARDFLHELYGLVGMPTHANLEVFFGRYSGTPRGPHRDEANNISFILQGKKTYLLWPEEYFAQRGVATGTLGGQSWPRDLREPGLLERFRKDAIVLEAEPGDVLFWPYTYWHTVEAHPEEPTFVLHITLYNRPRAAVLAEVLAGVLQQLPGAGERIDSWGPFPGGVTRPVAPPTQVLGAFDMLRSSLEPEFVQALLTDQWMRHVSGYGFDTLPPRKQDVLPSTAGKVRTDDRYPLAWQSADGHVHVWSNGHRLSVPQTEAVLGFLGQVNSGEWLAVELRERSPLETLIQELHAVRALEWRAEA; translated from the coding sequence ATGCCCACCCGCTCGTTCTGGGTCGACTTCGTCGAGAACCACTGGCAGCGCAAGCCGGGGATCTTCAAGAACCTGATGCCCACGCCCATTGCGACCGCGGAGGAGATGTTCGGCGCGATGAGGGCGTCGTTCGCGCGTCCGCAGACAGAGGCGACGAGCGTCTACGTGGACGGCCGCCACCTGACGGCCGCGGAGCACGGGGCGTTCGCGCCCAGCGACGCCGACCGGGACGTGAGCGCGTACCTCGCCCGGTGCGCCCCCGAGCAGGAAATCTGCATGGTGATCTACAAGCTCCAGGAGCTCTTCCCGGACGCCTGGCTGCGCGCCCGTGACTTCCTGCACGAGCTGTACGGCCTGGTCGGCATGCCGACGCACGCGAACCTCGAGGTCTTCTTCGGCCGCTACTCGGGTACGCCCCGGGGCCCCCACCGGGATGAGGCCAACAACATCTCCTTCATCCTCCAGGGGAAGAAGACCTACCTGCTGTGGCCCGAGGAGTACTTCGCGCAGCGGGGCGTGGCGACTGGCACGCTGGGCGGGCAGAGCTGGCCACGAGATCTGCGCGAGCCGGGGCTGCTCGAGCGGTTCAGGAAGGACGCCATCGTCCTCGAGGCGGAGCCGGGGGACGTCCTCTTCTGGCCGTACACGTACTGGCACACGGTGGAAGCCCATCCGGAGGAGCCCACGTTCGTGCTGCACATCACCCTGTACAACCGGCCGCGCGCGGCGGTGCTGGCGGAGGTCCTCGCCGGGGTGTTGCAGCAGCTTCCGGGCGCCGGTGAGCGCATCGACAGCTGGGGGCCGTTCCCCGGCGGCGTCACGCGGCCCGTGGCCCCGCCCACGCAGGTGCTCGGCGCGTTCGACATGCTGCGCTCCTCGCTTGAGCCGGAGTTCGTCCAGGCGCTCCTCACGGATCAGTGGATGCGGCACGTCTCCGGCTACGGATTCGACACCCTCCCCCCGCGCAAGCAGGACGTTCTGCCCAGCACCGCCGGCAAGGTGCGGACCGATGACCGGTATCCGCTGGCCTGGCAGTCCGCCGACGGACACGTGCACGTCTGGAGCAATGGCCACCGGCTCTCGGTGCCCCAGACCGAGGCCGTGCTCGGCTTCCTCGGACAGGTCAACTCGGGAGAGTGGCTCGCCGTGGAGCTCCGGGAGCGGAGCCCGCTGGAGACGCTCATCCAGGAGCTCCACGCCGTCCGCGCCCTGGAGTGGCGGGCCGAGGCCTGA
- a CDS encoding Glu/Leu/Phe/Val family dehydrogenase, with product MASEENFMRAPAPSPKRTVYTEAMEIFHRAADLIKLDKRVRLELEEPDYEHIFYVTAKLKDRLVPLAADRAKSFADLPETQVRNKEGLELLANGNIILNGRALLGSDVAIRQGHLRLPDGKVYQLVPGESQRFKAYRVQHNQARGPYKGGLRYHREVSLDLFKALAAEMTWKTAISEVPFGGGKGGIQIDPREYGREEIEAITLRFMYRLKSLIGPNIDIPAPDVGTNPDIMALLYRQFSDGERERHNLRGIVTGKDVRIGGSEGRGKATGQGVAFCIEDYYADKGESVKGKTFVLQGFGNVGSHAALILAHNGARLLAVNDADGTIYNGDGIDVNALAAYVADPKNLKRSVLGFPGAQKIEKKDLWEVQADILIPAALGGEITADVAERLKVKLIAEGANGPTTPEADRVLQKRGIEMIPDIIANAGGVTVSYYEWIQNKRMERWSEAEVDQRLERAMKRNYRIIRDISRNQPRKTEMHDSRQYCIGEAVDTRCAAMILALKRIEAHYLLEGFSQ from the coding sequence ATGGCCAGCGAAGAGAACTTCATGCGCGCCCCGGCCCCCTCGCCCAAGCGCACCGTCTACACGGAGGCGATGGAGATCTTCCATCGCGCTGCGGACCTCATCAAGCTGGACAAGCGCGTCCGTCTCGAGCTCGAGGAGCCCGACTACGAGCACATCTTCTACGTCACGGCCAAGCTGAAGGACCGCCTCGTCCCCCTGGCCGCCGACCGCGCGAAGTCCTTCGCCGACCTGCCCGAGACGCAGGTCCGCAACAAGGAAGGCCTGGAGCTGCTGGCCAACGGCAACATCATCCTCAACGGCCGCGCCCTCCTCGGCTCGGACGTGGCCATCCGCCAGGGCCACCTGCGCCTGCCGGACGGCAAGGTGTACCAGCTGGTCCCCGGTGAGTCGCAGCGCTTCAAGGCCTACCGCGTCCAGCACAACCAGGCCCGCGGCCCCTACAAGGGCGGCCTCCGCTACCACCGCGAGGTGTCCCTGGACCTCTTCAAGGCCCTCGCCGCGGAGATGACCTGGAAGACGGCCATCTCCGAGGTTCCGTTCGGCGGCGGCAAGGGCGGCATCCAGATCGACCCGCGCGAGTACGGCCGCGAGGAGATTGAAGCCATCACCCTGCGCTTCATGTACCGGCTCAAGAGCCTCATCGGGCCGAACATCGACATCCCCGCGCCGGACGTGGGCACCAACCCGGACATCATGGCGCTGCTGTACCGCCAGTTCTCCGACGGTGAGCGCGAGCGCCACAACCTGCGCGGCATCGTCACCGGCAAGGACGTGCGCATCGGCGGCTCCGAGGGCCGCGGCAAGGCCACCGGCCAGGGCGTCGCCTTCTGCATCGAGGACTACTACGCCGACAAGGGCGAGTCCGTGAAGGGCAAGACGTTCGTCCTCCAGGGCTTCGGCAACGTGGGCAGCCACGCAGCCCTCATCCTCGCCCACAACGGCGCCCGCCTCCTGGCGGTCAACGACGCCGACGGCACCATCTACAACGGTGACGGCATCGACGTGAATGCGCTGGCCGCCTACGTGGCCGACCCCAAGAATCTCAAGCGCAGCGTGCTCGGCTTCCCCGGCGCCCAGAAGATCGAGAAGAAGGACCTCTGGGAGGTCCAGGCCGACATCCTCATCCCCGCCGCGCTGGGTGGCGAAATCACCGCGGACGTCGCCGAGCGCCTCAAGGTGAAGCTCATCGCCGAGGGCGCCAACGGCCCCACCACCCCCGAGGCCGACCGCGTCCTCCAGAAGCGCGGCATCGAGATGATCCCCGACATCATCGCCAACGCCGGCGGTGTGACGGTGAGCTACTACGAGTGGATCCAGAACAAGCGCATGGAGCGCTGGAGCGAGGCCGAAGTCGACCAGCGCCTCGAGCGCGCCATGAAGCGCAACTACCGCATCATCCGCGACATCTCGCGCAACCAGCCGCGCAAGACGGAGATGCACGACAGCCGCCAGTACTGCATCGGCGAGGCCGTGGACACCCGCTGCGCCGCGATGATTCTCGCGCTCAAGCGCATCGAGGCCCACTACCTCCTCGAGGGCTTCTCGCAGTAG
- a CDS encoding DUF6066 family protein, which translates to MSRFLVAAVTLLLPALALADVDSRFAKLRDESEPLGGLGAFLEKYIGACEGAFVDPQCKSQAEEFRKKYQGKRLYMIVTEDDATMLAPGPYSPATGEYTINITPFFPGGRYALTHGAPKKTDAGGNPVLPFLAVTGTLPEGWNAQMFSRMFSMRGVRAQVVFTPQGVWSLPKKGGGKNFGVTARIEGILVTEGRTGQQLGLWLGGKDANKGK; encoded by the coding sequence GTGAGCCGCTTCCTCGTCGCCGCCGTCACCCTCCTCCTGCCCGCGCTGGCCCTGGCCGACGTGGACTCGCGCTTCGCGAAGCTGCGCGACGAGTCCGAGCCGCTCGGCGGGCTGGGGGCGTTCCTGGAGAAGTACATCGGCGCGTGCGAGGGCGCCTTCGTGGACCCTCAGTGCAAGTCGCAGGCGGAGGAGTTCCGCAAGAAGTACCAGGGCAAGCGGCTGTACATGATTGTCACCGAGGACGACGCCACCATGCTGGCCCCGGGCCCGTACTCGCCCGCCACGGGGGAGTACACCATCAACATCACCCCGTTCTTCCCGGGCGGCCGCTACGCGCTCACCCACGGCGCGCCGAAGAAGACGGACGCCGGCGGCAACCCCGTGCTGCCCTTCCTCGCCGTCACCGGCACGCTGCCCGAGGGGTGGAATGCGCAGATGTTCTCGCGCATGTTCTCCATGCGCGGCGTGCGCGCGCAGGTGGTCTTCACCCCGCAGGGCGTGTGGAGCCTCCCCAAGAAGGGCGGCGGGAAGAACTTCGGCGTCACCGCCCGAATCGAGGGCATCCTCGTCACCGAGGGGCGCACCGGCCAGCAGCTGGGCCTGTGGCTCGGCGGCAAGGACGCGAACAAGGGGAAGTAG
- a CDS encoding helix-turn-helix domain-containing protein yields MTTSRREKAEVLGAALKASRQQAGLGMEEVAERLEIPVEVLARVERGVMVPTISTLTRLCVILKLDPDTLPDLPEMTD; encoded by the coding sequence ATGACGACGAGTCGGAGGGAAAAGGCCGAGGTGCTCGGCGCGGCACTGAAGGCCTCCCGCCAGCAGGCGGGGCTCGGCATGGAGGAGGTCGCCGAGCGGCTGGAGATTCCCGTGGAGGTCCTCGCCCGGGTGGAGCGGGGGGTCATGGTGCCCACCATCTCCACCCTGACGCGGCTGTGTGTGATTCTGAAGCTGGACCCGGACACGCTGCCCGACCTGCCGGAGATGACGGACTGA
- a CDS encoding trypsin-like peptidase domain-containing protein, with protein MARRISCLTVSSRLLSVLLVLALAPVAGADEGPLDSWLQARVREHTAWFAASQGTAGEGRPAALGLGLWRERAPGDRGIPDFVPPTSLAPLIRAVEAGVVNITTVALRESGLGGMKKATGSGFVLTPDGLVVTNNHVVAGARQIAVRLSDGREFPAEVVGRDASTDVALLRLSGAGLGNLPAVYLGDSDRLEVGDWVLAIGNPFGLDHSVAHGMISAKERVLGVGQFDDFIQTDALINPGNSGGPLFNMKGEVVGVTTAIISQGQGIGFAVPINLVKDLLPNLRENGKLERGWLGVVINDDGGNGERRAPVVKDVYKESPAATAGIRPGDRLVAVNGRTIGSYLQLLRKVALLAPGTEARLTLMREGVTKEVTVRLIVRPAQEATEGLLQRSSSEEDVGLVLRDLTPEVAAPLGVQAWSGALVSTVTPSSPAAEAGVRAGDVVTEVNRRRVKDAAGVRAALAKGSAGASILLRVQRGDALQYVAIAR; from the coding sequence ATGGCCCGCCGTATAAGCTGCCTCACCGTGTCCTCCCGACTGCTCTCCGTCCTTCTCGTGCTGGCACTCGCCCCCGTGGCGGGTGCCGACGAGGGTCCGCTCGACTCATGGCTCCAGGCGCGGGTGCGCGAGCACACCGCCTGGTTCGCCGCCTCCCAGGGGACGGCGGGTGAAGGCCGCCCCGCCGCGCTGGGGCTGGGGCTGTGGCGCGAGCGTGCCCCCGGTGACAGGGGCATCCCCGACTTCGTGCCCCCCACGTCGCTGGCCCCGCTGATTCGCGCGGTGGAGGCGGGCGTGGTCAACATCACCACCGTGGCCCTGCGCGAGAGTGGGCTGGGGGGGATGAAGAAGGCCACCGGCTCCGGCTTCGTGCTGACGCCCGACGGGCTGGTGGTGACGAACAACCACGTGGTGGCGGGGGCGCGGCAGATTGCGGTGCGCCTGTCGGACGGCCGCGAGTTCCCCGCCGAGGTGGTGGGCCGCGACGCGTCCACGGACGTGGCCCTGCTGCGGCTGAGTGGCGCCGGCCTGGGCAACCTGCCCGCCGTCTACCTGGGGGACTCGGACCGGCTGGAGGTGGGGGACTGGGTGCTGGCCATCGGCAACCCCTTCGGCCTGGACCACTCGGTGGCGCACGGGATGATTTCCGCCAAGGAGCGCGTGCTGGGCGTGGGCCAGTTCGACGACTTCATCCAGACGGACGCCCTCATCAACCCCGGCAACTCCGGCGGGCCGCTCTTCAACATGAAGGGCGAGGTGGTGGGCGTGACGACGGCCATCATCAGCCAGGGGCAGGGCATCGGCTTCGCGGTGCCCATCAACCTGGTGAAGGACTTGCTGCCCAACCTGCGGGAGAACGGGAAGCTGGAGCGCGGCTGGCTGGGCGTGGTCATCAACGACGACGGCGGCAATGGCGAGCGGCGCGCCCCGGTGGTGAAGGACGTCTACAAGGAAAGCCCGGCGGCCACCGCCGGCATCCGTCCCGGCGACAGGCTGGTGGCGGTGAACGGGCGCACCATCGGCTCGTACCTGCAGTTGCTGCGCAAGGTGGCGCTGCTGGCGCCCGGCACCGAGGCGCGGCTGACGCTGATGCGCGAGGGCGTCACGAAGGAGGTGACGGTGCGCCTCATCGTCCGTCCCGCGCAGGAGGCCACCGAGGGGCTCCTCCAGCGCAGCTCCAGCGAGGAGGACGTGGGGCTGGTGCTGCGCGACTTGACGCCCGAGGTGGCCGCGCCGCTGGGCGTGCAGGCCTGGTCCGGGGCGCTGGTGTCCACCGTCACGCCGAGCAGCCCGGCGGCCGAGGCGGGCGTGCGCGCGGGCGACGTGGTGACGGAGGTGAACCGCCGCCGGGTGAAGGACGCGGCCGGGGTGCGCGCGGCGCTGGCCAAGGGGAGCGCCGGGGCCAGCATCCTCCTGCGGGTGCAGCGGGGCGACGCGCTCCAGTACGTGGCCATCGCCCGCTGA
- a CDS encoding nucleotide exchange factor GrpE: protein MDGKPRSDAAPETQQAQTANGQPQGAEERTPAEDSAQQADPELERLQAELEATRKKYDQLARAYQDVNRDREEFKQRLTRERDRMMDVERGNVATTLLEAIDELDRCLVASAQDTSPLAQGVRMIRDALLTKVQGTGIERIQVVGQTFDPNVAEATDMEITTNPDEDQRVVAEVRAGYRLKDRIIRPARVKVAKYIAPAQA, encoded by the coding sequence ATGGATGGCAAGCCCCGCAGCGACGCAGCCCCGGAAACCCAGCAGGCCCAGACCGCCAACGGCCAGCCGCAGGGCGCGGAGGAACGCACCCCCGCGGAGGACTCCGCGCAGCAGGCCGACCCGGAGCTGGAGCGGCTGCAGGCGGAGCTGGAGGCCACCCGGAAGAAGTATGACCAGCTGGCCCGCGCCTACCAGGACGTGAACCGGGACCGCGAGGAGTTCAAGCAGCGGCTCACCCGCGAGCGCGACCGGATGATGGACGTGGAGCGCGGCAACGTGGCCACCACGCTGCTGGAGGCCATCGACGAGCTGGACCGGTGCCTGGTGGCGAGCGCCCAGGACACGTCTCCCCTGGCCCAGGGCGTGCGGATGATTCGCGACGCGCTGCTGACCAAGGTGCAGGGCACGGGCATCGAGCGCATCCAGGTGGTGGGGCAGACCTTCGACCCCAACGTGGCCGAGGCGACCGACATGGAAATCACCACCAACCCGGACGAGGACCAGAGGGTCGTCGCCGAGGTGCGCGCGGGCTACCGGCTGAAGGACCGCATCATCCGGCCCGCCCGGGTGAAGGTGGCCAAGTACATCGCCCCGGCCCAGGCCTGA
- a CDS encoding RNA polymerase sigma factor region1.1 domain-containing protein: protein MENRIGKSYVARKSLFAKGLKEGRLTVQEIEEALPPGTLTAAERWLLYYSLRAAQVEIIDEVTGQVDHGFMAEAPSAPQEH from the coding sequence GTGGAGAACAGAATCGGCAAGAGCTACGTGGCCCGGAAGTCCCTCTTCGCCAAGGGGCTGAAGGAGGGGCGGCTCACGGTTCAGGAGATCGAGGAGGCGCTGCCTCCGGGGACCCTGACGGCGGCGGAGCGGTGGCTCCTCTACTACTCCCTGCGCGCCGCGCAGGTGGAAATCATCGACGAGGTGACCGGGCAGGTGGACCACGGCTTCATGGCCGAGGCGCCCTCCGCACCGCAGGAGCACTAG
- the ftsH gene encoding ATP-dependent zinc metalloprotease FtsH, protein MAPRGKKTDKPTPTPGKGFRLGSPLGYILLLVLGFLLFRNVFQDAGVRRVSYSQFRDAVEAGNFSRVQISNEWVKGFLKDTAQQPPPSGDRALRSEPSALPWMAYRVPGDEGLVPMLEEKGVQFEAVPQSGLGEALWIWLLPLGLFFLFWSFMMRRVSGGMGQGPQSVMSFGKTRAKVQAEADTGVGFKDVAGVDEAVDELREIVEFLKTPEKFRRLGGRIPKGVLLVGPPGTGKTLLARAVAGEAGVPFFSLSGSEFVEMFVGVGAARVRDLFAQATAKAPCIIFIDELDAIGKSRNAGVAGGHDEREQTLNQLLAEMDGFDSRAGLIILAATNRPEILDSALMRPGRFDRQVLVDRPDKRGRERVLEIHSKGVKLGPDVDLKSIASRTPGFAGADLANVVNEAALLAARRNRDAVMRADFEEAIERVVAGLEKKNRRMNEREKEIVAHHEAGHAVVGWMMPHAERVTKVSIIPRGLAALGYTMSLPLEDRYLMSLDELRDKMAGMMGGRAAEEIFVGEISTGASNDIRQATEMARMMVRDYGMSTLGPVALSADHGPGFLRSAGVPEVRSYSEQTARMIDEEVRKLVSEALDRARETLTLHKDKVQAVAARLLATEVIEEDAMAAILGPKVVAQRGLLHPEARQVLSAHPVGVGGNDEQTPPTQHSTKTSLDS, encoded by the coding sequence ATGGCCCCCCGCGGAAAGAAGACGGACAAGCCAACTCCGACGCCGGGGAAGGGCTTCAGGCTCGGTTCACCGCTGGGCTACATCTTGCTGCTGGTCCTGGGCTTCCTGCTGTTCCGCAACGTCTTCCAGGACGCGGGCGTGCGGCGTGTGAGCTACAGCCAGTTCCGTGATGCGGTGGAGGCGGGCAACTTCAGCCGCGTCCAGATTTCCAACGAGTGGGTGAAGGGCTTCCTCAAGGACACGGCGCAGCAGCCGCCGCCCTCGGGGGACCGCGCGCTGCGCAGCGAGCCCAGCGCCCTGCCGTGGATGGCGTACCGCGTCCCCGGGGACGAGGGGCTCGTCCCCATGCTGGAGGAGAAGGGCGTCCAGTTCGAGGCGGTGCCGCAGTCCGGCCTGGGCGAGGCGCTGTGGATATGGCTGCTGCCGCTGGGCCTCTTCTTCCTCTTCTGGAGCTTCATGATGCGCAGGGTGTCTGGCGGCATGGGCCAGGGTCCCCAGAGCGTCATGAGCTTCGGCAAGACGCGCGCGAAGGTGCAGGCCGAGGCCGACACCGGCGTGGGCTTCAAGGACGTGGCCGGCGTGGACGAGGCCGTGGACGAGTTGCGCGAAATCGTCGAGTTCCTCAAGACGCCGGAGAAGTTCCGCCGGCTGGGTGGGCGCATCCCCAAGGGCGTGCTGCTGGTGGGCCCTCCGGGTACCGGCAAGACGCTGCTGGCGCGCGCGGTGGCGGGTGAGGCGGGCGTGCCCTTCTTCAGCCTCTCCGGCTCCGAGTTCGTGGAGATGTTCGTCGGCGTGGGCGCGGCCCGTGTCCGAGACCTCTTCGCGCAGGCCACGGCGAAGGCGCCGTGCATCATCTTCATCGACGAGCTGGACGCCATCGGCAAGAGCCGCAACGCGGGTGTCGCTGGCGGCCATGACGAGCGCGAGCAGACGCTCAACCAGCTGCTCGCGGAGATGGACGGCTTCGACAGCCGCGCGGGCCTCATCATCCTCGCGGCCACCAACCGGCCTGAAATCCTGGACAGCGCGCTGATGCGCCCGGGCCGCTTCGACCGGCAGGTGCTGGTGGACCGGCCGGACAAGCGGGGCCGCGAGCGGGTGCTGGAGATCCACTCGAAGGGCGTGAAGCTGGGCCCGGACGTGGACCTCAAGTCCATTGCCTCCCGCACCCCGGGCTTCGCCGGCGCGGACCTGGCCAACGTGGTGAACGAGGCCGCGCTGCTGGCCGCGCGCCGCAACCGCGACGCGGTGATGCGGGCGGACTTCGAGGAGGCCATCGAGCGCGTGGTGGCGGGCCTGGAGAAGAAGAACCGCCGGATGAACGAGCGCGAGAAGGAGATTGTCGCGCACCACGAGGCGGGCCACGCGGTGGTGGGCTGGATGATGCCGCACGCGGAGCGCGTGACGAAGGTGTCCATCATCCCCCGCGGCCTCGCGGCGCTGGGCTACACCATGTCGCTGCCGCTGGAGGACCGCTACCTCATGTCGCTGGATGAATTGCGCGACAAGATGGCGGGGATGATGGGTGGCCGCGCCGCGGAGGAGATCTTCGTCGGTGAGATTTCCACCGGCGCCTCCAACGACATCCGCCAGGCCACGGAGATGGCCCGGATGATGGTGCGCGACTACGGCATGAGCACCCTGGGCCCCGTCGCCCTCAGCGCCGACCACGGGCCGGGCTTCCTGCGCTCCGCGGGCGTGCCCGAGGTTCGCAGCTACTCCGAGCAGACAGCGCGGATGATTGACGAGGAGGTCCGCAAGCTCGTCAGCGAGGCGCTCGACAGGGCACGGGAGACGCTCACCCTGCACAAGGACAAGGTGCAGGCCGTGGCGGCCCGGCTGTTGGCCACGGAGGTCATCGAGGAGGACGCGATGGCCGCCATCCTCGGCCCCAAGGTGGTCGCCCAGCGCGGCCTGCTGCACCCGGAGGCGCGTCAGGTCCTCTCCGCGCACCCCGTGGGTGTCGGGGGCAACGACGAGCAGACGCCGCCCACGCAGCACAGCACCAAGACGTCGCTGGACTCCTGA
- a CDS encoding PilZ domain-containing protein produces the protein MFERPQERRTHLRFDKVFTVYLTTQDGMMRGVGRNISARGMFVEVRDSVGLGEKLKVTFSGEDGTEMTCLCEVRYQVALSFGRKDGREGSSRGVGLRIVAYETQDDAPLLLVDRERVMH, from the coding sequence GTGTTCGAGCGTCCTCAAGAGCGCCGCACCCACCTTCGTTTCGACAAGGTCTTCACCGTCTACCTCACCACCCAGGACGGGATGATGAGGGGGGTGGGCCGCAACATCAGCGCGCGGGGCATGTTCGTGGAGGTCCGGGACTCGGTAGGCCTGGGCGAGAAGCTGAAGGTGACGTTCTCCGGCGAGGACGGCACGGAGATGACGTGCCTGTGCGAGGTCCGCTACCAGGTGGCCCTGTCCTTCGGGCGCAAGGACGGGCGCGAGGGCAGCAGCCGGGGCGTGGGCCTGCGGATTGTCGCCTACGAGACGCAGGATGACGCGCCGCTGCTCCTGGTGGACCGCGAGCGGGTGATGCACTGA